A single region of the Acidobacteriota bacterium genome encodes:
- a CDS encoding ADP-ribosylglycohydrolase family protein, with amino-acid sequence MNLPLPPDYAERVYAGVLGKVIGVYVGRPFEGWPYEWIRKRLGDIEYYVHDRLDVPLIVTDDDITGTFTFLRALEDHGSGAELSSREIGQTWLNYLIRERTVLWWGGLGNSTEHTAYLRLKSGIEAPESGSMALNGKVVAEQIGAQIFIDGWAMVAPGDPDLAVRLATAAARVSHDGEAVYGARVLAAMESMAFVERNTSKLLDAALGYIPPDSVIARMIGDLRRWHAGDSDWRANRARLAERYGYDKYGGNCHMVPNHGLIILALLHGEDDFAETLKIVNTCGWDTDCNSGNVGCLLGIKEGLAGIERGLERGLDWRGPVADRIYLPTADGGRAISDCGHEALQIVNMGRSLTGEKPLAPKDGAQFHFAFPGSVQGFQVAEGEAEVRNVVLPSGERALRIDAPDEARVGSPVFIPSLETAKWFEGRVYPLMASPRVFPGQTIEATLSAGVDGVRANVYLGYYGENDETATFDDDTVELEPGKGARVSFTVPALPGPIFSAGVHVQGPAGPVFLESLKWSGAPTFRIERSTHRGTMWRRAWVNGVDLLTKGTEMFRLVQNAGMGLLMQGTREWRDYSVTAELTPHLVERAGVAARVQGLTRFYGLLLASGNRVQLVRMLHTEEVLAEADLEWRLGDSYELTLEARGDRLVGRIDGATLLEATDDALDCGAVGLVIEEGRLGVDRVEVCPIA; translated from the coding sequence ATGAATTTGCCTCTACCCCCCGACTACGCGGAACGCGTTTACGCCGGCGTCCTCGGCAAGGTCATCGGCGTCTACGTCGGCCGGCCGTTCGAGGGCTGGCCCTACGAGTGGATCCGCAAACGGCTGGGCGACATCGAGTACTACGTCCACGACCGGCTCGACGTTCCCCTGATCGTCACCGACGACGACATCACGGGGACCTTCACCTTTCTGCGGGCGCTCGAAGACCACGGCTCCGGCGCCGAGCTCAGCTCGCGGGAGATCGGCCAGACCTGGCTCAACTACCTGATCCGGGAGCGCACGGTGCTGTGGTGGGGCGGCCTCGGCAACTCCACCGAACACACCGCCTACCTTCGTCTCAAGAGCGGGATCGAAGCGCCCGAGAGCGGCTCGATGGCGTTGAACGGCAAGGTCGTGGCTGAGCAGATCGGCGCCCAGATCTTCATCGACGGCTGGGCGATGGTCGCTCCCGGCGATCCGGACCTGGCGGTCCGCCTCGCGACCGCGGCCGCGCGGGTGAGTCACGACGGCGAGGCCGTGTACGGCGCTCGCGTCCTTGCCGCGATGGAGTCGATGGCGTTCGTCGAACGGAACACCAGCAAGCTCCTCGACGCCGCCCTCGGCTACATCCCGCCGGACTCCGTGATCGCCCGGATGATCGGCGACCTGCGCCGCTGGCACGCCGGCGACAGCGACTGGCGCGCGAACCGGGCCCGGCTCGCCGAGCGCTACGGCTACGACAAGTACGGCGGCAACTGCCACATGGTCCCCAACCATGGCCTGATCATCCTCGCGCTGCTTCACGGCGAGGACGACTTCGCCGAGACGCTGAAGATCGTCAACACCTGCGGCTGGGACACGGACTGCAACTCGGGCAACGTCGGCTGCCTCCTGGGAATCAAGGAAGGCCTGGCCGGCATCGAGAGGGGTCTGGAGAGAGGCCTCGACTGGCGCGGTCCGGTGGCCGACCGCATCTACCTGCCCACCGCCGACGGCGGCCGGGCGATCAGCGACTGCGGCCACGAAGCGCTCCAGATCGTCAACATGGGGCGCAGCCTCACCGGCGAGAAGCCACTTGCGCCGAAGGACGGCGCGCAGTTCCACTTCGCCTTTCCCGGCTCGGTTCAGGGCTTCCAGGTCGCGGAGGGCGAAGCCGAGGTCCGGAACGTCGTCCTGCCTTCCGGCGAACGCGCCCTGCGCATTGACGCCCCGGACGAGGCCCGGGTCGGTTCTCCCGTCTTCATCCCCTCGCTGGAGACGGCGAAGTGGTTCGAGGGCCGCGTCTATCCGTTGATGGCCTCGCCGCGGGTTTTCCCCGGCCAGACAATCGAGGCGACGCTCAGCGCCGGGGTGGACGGCGTCCGAGCGAACGTCTATCTCGGCTACTACGGCGAGAATGACGAGACCGCCACCTTCGACGACGACACCGTCGAACTCGAGCCCGGCAAGGGCGCCCGGGTGTCGTTCACGGTCCCGGCACTACCCGGCCCCATCTTCTCCGCCGGCGTCCACGTTCAAGGCCCGGCCGGACCGGTCTTCCTCGAGTCGCTGAAATGGTCCGGCGCACCGACGTTCCGGATCGAGCGCTCGACCCACCGCGGCACGATGTGGCGACGCGCGTGGGTCAACGGCGTCGACCTGCTGACCAAGGGCACCGAGATGTTCCGGCTGGTCCAGAACGCCGGCATGGGCCTCCTGATGCAGGGAACCCGGGAGTGGCGCGATTACTCGGTGACCGCCGAGCTGACGCCGCACCTCGTCGAGAGAGCCGGCGTCGCCGCCCGGGTCCAGGGCCTCACCCGCTTCTACGGGCTGCTCCTGGCTTCCGGGAACCGCGTGCAGCTCGTGCGCATGCTGCACACCGAAGAAGTGCTGGCCGAAGCCGACCTCGAGTGGCGGCTCGGCGATAGCTACGAGCTGACCCTCGAGGCCCGCGGCGACCGGCTCGTTGGCAGGATCGACGGTGCGACCCTCCTTGAAGCGACCGACGACGCCCTGGATTGCGGCGCCGTCGGCCTGGTCATCGAGGAAGGACGGCTGGGTGTCGACCGGGTCGAGGTCTGCCCTATCGCATAA